In one Nocardia tengchongensis genomic region, the following are encoded:
- the pdxH gene encoding pyridoxamine 5'-phosphate oxidase, which translates to MVDQEKLATGPMAHEVPVDIDIAALRVEYGVDQGDNHPHRDTDLDETWLTDGWEPLLRNWIEDATSAGMTDPNSMVLSTVEITETGPRPSSRTVLCKGLSPEGVTFYTNYDSFKGRQLTQTPYASATFVWPAMGRQVTVRGPVRRVSAEATAVYWQSRPRGSRLGAWASEQSRTIASRADLDERMNQTRARFAEVDDVPVPPFWGGFQIRPETVEFWQGRRSRMHNRIRVTAEPGNTDVSAMKVERLQP; encoded by the coding sequence ATGGTTGACCAGGAGAAATTGGCCACTGGGCCGATGGCGCACGAAGTCCCGGTGGATATCGATATCGCGGCTTTGCGTGTCGAGTACGGGGTCGATCAGGGCGACAATCATCCGCACCGCGACACCGACCTGGACGAGACCTGGTTGACCGACGGCTGGGAGCCGTTGCTGCGCAATTGGATCGAGGACGCCACCAGCGCGGGCATGACCGACCCGAATTCCATGGTGCTCAGCACCGTGGAGATCACCGAGACGGGTCCGCGCCCGTCCTCGCGAACCGTGTTGTGCAAGGGGCTTTCTCCCGAAGGTGTGACTTTTTACACGAATTACGACTCGTTCAAGGGCCGCCAGCTGACCCAAACCCCGTACGCGTCGGCCACTTTCGTCTGGCCCGCCATGGGGCGGCAGGTGACGGTGCGCGGTCCGGTGCGGCGGGTGTCCGCCGAGGCCACCGCGGTGTACTGGCAGTCCCGCCCGCGCGGGTCGCGGCTGGGGGCGTGGGCCTCGGAGCAGTCGCGGACCATCGCCTCGCGGGCAGATCTGGACGAGCGCATGAACCAGACCCGGGCTCGCTTCGCCGAGGTGGACGACGTTCCGGTGCCGCCATTCTGGGGTGGTTTCCAGATCCGGCCGGAGACCGTCGAGTTCTGGCAGGGCCGTCGCAGCCGCATGCACAACCGCATCCGGGTCACCGCCGAGCCGGGCAATACCGATGTGTCGGCCATGAAAGTCGAACGTCTCCAGCCGTGA
- a CDS encoding MarR family winged helix-turn-helix transcriptional regulator, with product MTTPSDIRALAGELSLAVVRLTRHLRGRRADAQISLTQLSALATLNREGAMTPGALAAKERVQPPSMTRVIASLSEMDLVERNPHPTDGRQIIVSLSDAGRALIADENQAREAWMTDQLSQLSPGQVGVLVEAVGIMKQIVDESE from the coding sequence GTGACAACGCCTTCCGATATTCGAGCGCTCGCCGGTGAACTCTCGCTGGCGGTGGTGCGCTTGACTCGGCATCTGCGCGGCCGGCGGGCCGATGCCCAGATTTCGCTGACGCAGCTGTCCGCGCTCGCCACGCTGAATCGGGAAGGCGCCATGACGCCGGGCGCGCTGGCCGCCAAGGAGCGGGTGCAGCCGCCGTCGATGACCCGGGTCATCGCGTCGCTGTCGGAAATGGATCTGGTGGAACGCAATCCGCACCCCACCGACGGCCGCCAGATCATCGTGTCGCTGTCCGACGCGGGCCGCGCGCTGATCGCCGACGAGAACCAGGCGCGCGAGGCGTGGATGACCGATCAGCTGTCGCAGCTGTCGCCCGGCCAGGTCGGGGTGCTGGTGGAAGCGGTCGGCATCATGAAGCAGATCGTGGACGAGTCGGAGTAG
- a CDS encoding GNAT family N-acetyltransferase: MASTNGITVRSARAEERPEVIRLQDMGFGMRGSPADAEFGPQVFDIERALVAVDGDRLVGHANDRVMTVTVPGGNTVQASGVTGVVVTPTHRRRGILRALYTELHRRIESEGQPLTIFYASEGAIYGRFGYGPSIAEVDVSIQGRTAEFRSTTPDPGGVRVASLTEAELALPEIYDRWRRLTPGAQDRPEARWRQRVFAESIQHQDGAVQFFLIHPDGYVILRRAWADNKNTATVHELRAVTAEAHVALWRVLLSMDLVHTVEANLSDNDPLPYLVTDPRLVRVTGRHDTLWTRVMDVPAALTARSYQQDLDVVLSVDDPFRNAGGVFALRVRDGVAECERTDRTPDLELGIDVLGSLYFGTYRARVYAAANRIQAKDPAVLRAFDEAFTGDRDAELGWFF, from the coding sequence ATGGCATCGACGAATGGCATTACCGTGCGTTCGGCACGAGCTGAGGAACGACCGGAGGTCATCCGGCTCCAGGACATGGGCTTCGGCATGCGCGGCAGCCCTGCGGACGCCGAATTCGGGCCGCAGGTCTTCGACATCGAACGAGCCCTGGTGGCCGTCGACGGCGACCGCCTGGTCGGGCACGCCAACGACCGAGTCATGACCGTCACCGTGCCCGGCGGGAACACCGTTCAGGCGAGTGGCGTCACCGGCGTCGTGGTCACGCCCACGCATCGGCGGCGCGGCATCCTGCGGGCCCTCTACACCGAACTGCATCGGCGCATCGAGTCGGAGGGGCAGCCGCTCACCATCTTCTACGCCAGCGAGGGCGCCATCTACGGCCGTTTCGGCTACGGCCCGTCCATCGCCGAGGTGGACGTGTCGATCCAGGGGCGCACCGCCGAATTCCGTTCCACCACACCCGATCCCGGCGGGGTGCGGGTCGCCTCGCTCACCGAGGCCGAGCTCGCTCTGCCCGAGATCTACGACCGCTGGCGGCGGCTCACCCCCGGCGCCCAGGATCGCCCCGAAGCCCGCTGGCGGCAGCGGGTTTTCGCCGAATCGATCCAGCACCAGGACGGTGCGGTCCAGTTCTTCCTGATCCACCCGGACGGGTACGTCATCCTGCGCCGCGCCTGGGCCGACAACAAGAACACCGCCACGGTCCACGAACTGCGCGCGGTCACGGCCGAAGCCCATGTCGCGCTGTGGCGGGTGCTGTTGAGCATGGATCTGGTCCACACCGTAGAAGCGAACCTGTCCGATAACGACCCGCTCCCCTACCTGGTCACCGATCCCCGGCTGGTGCGTGTCACCGGTCGCCACGACACCCTGTGGACCCGCGTCATGGATGTGCCCGCCGCCCTCACCGCCCGCTCCTACCAGCAGGACCTGGATGTGGTGCTGTCCGTGGACGATCCGTTCCGGAACGCGGGCGGCGTCTTCGCGCTGCGGGTGCGGGACGGCGTCGCCGAATGCGAGCGCACCGACCGCACGCCGGACCTGGAACTCGGCATCGACGTGCTGGGCAGCCTCTACTTCGGCACCTACCGGGCCCGGGTCTACGCCGCCGCCAACCGGATTCAGGCCAAGGACCCGGCGGTGCTGCGGGCGTTCGACGAGGCGTTCACCGGCGATCGCGACGCCGAACTGGGCTGGTTCTTCTGA
- a CDS encoding DUF2530 domain-containing protein — translation MTPPTVPEIPPRFTDPRPVLAVGAFVFLIATVAVWLNDAWATARPVCLMGLGVGLLAYTIFAIQRRSARRGDKGAQRGLD, via the coding sequence GTGACCCCGCCGACCGTTCCGGAGATTCCGCCGCGCTTCACCGATCCGCGTCCTGTGCTGGCGGTGGGCGCCTTCGTCTTCCTGATCGCGACCGTGGCGGTGTGGCTGAACGACGCGTGGGCCACCGCGCGGCCGGTGTGCCTGATGGGTCTGGGCGTAGGACTGCTGGCATACACCATCTTCGCGATTCAGCGCCGAAGTGCACGGCGCGGTGATAAAGGCGCACAACGCGGTCTGGATTAG
- a CDS encoding TetR/AcrR family transcriptional regulator — protein sequence MSSRLSVEERRAHLIEAAIGLAEKKGVAGVTTRDVAQAAGVSLGVVHYCFENKDQLMTELVKALSMELRDSVDANETVWQDVGTGKAALQQLVRAGLELMWLNIEATPERQLLTYETTTYALREGEQTPAKLAIAREQYTFNDSTVADIFEHAREATDCQWTVPVGTLSRFILATIDGIVLRWLVDNDSAAVRDQLDVLATTVAAHAA from the coding sequence GTGTCCTCCCGATTGAGCGTCGAAGAACGACGGGCCCACCTTATCGAGGCAGCCATCGGCCTTGCCGAAAAAAAGGGCGTGGCCGGGGTTACCACCCGCGATGTCGCGCAGGCAGCCGGTGTTTCCCTCGGTGTGGTGCATTACTGTTTCGAAAACAAAGATCAGCTGATGACCGAGCTGGTCAAGGCGCTTTCGATGGAATTGCGTGATTCCGTCGACGCCAACGAAACCGTATGGCAGGACGTCGGCACCGGAAAAGCCGCACTGCAACAATTGGTGCGCGCGGGCCTGGAACTCATGTGGCTCAACATCGAAGCCACACCCGAACGCCAACTACTCACCTACGAAACCACCACCTACGCGCTACGCGAAGGCGAGCAGACCCCCGCGAAACTCGCGATCGCGCGCGAGCAGTACACCTTCAACGACTCCACGGTCGCCGACATCTTCGAGCACGCACGCGAAGCCACCGACTGCCAGTGGACCGTTCCGGTCGGCACCCTGAGCCGCTTCATCCTCGCCACCATCGACGGCATCGTGCTGCGCTGGCTGGTCGACAACGACAGCGCCGCCGTCCGTGACCAACTGGACGTCCTCGCCACCACCGTGGCAGCCCACGCGGCCTGA
- a CDS encoding sacsin N-terminal ATP-binding-like domain-containing protein, translated as MVAAWRGSPTRLREDAATEADLVRAGYRDRLLTELAQNAADAAAKAGVAGRIAVWLDGRTLHIANSGAPLDVSGVHALTALRASGKTEGATVGRFGVGFTAVLTVSDEVDFRSTSGSVRFSRAETWALLGVQGIEIPGEPGDFEPPALRLAWAIEERPANGFDSEIVLRLRESVSTVELLTEMRAEAADLLLELPALSNIRIGDDEISGTRRDLGDGISELVVTGPNSEETRWWQYRTDRARWLLPVRDGRPVAARPDVLRAPTRSDEELSIPAVLIADVPMQPDRRRLLPGAPLAALAAGYADFARALPPRDRLVLVPTPGFARSEADTLLREALITELRDNEWLPVLTVRQDLEPALAPADFDAALAEPTPGPSAAGGLESGAVPLADRSSDASVGPDFAQAPVDSGAAGGDQGAVENQGGESGPAGTRAAAGREAAAPTVKARATRAAEPETLPLWELPEDESPSDAVEPHDAIGPHDVVAAESGDLAAAADLARAADLDHVADLADDDLAHAAEPGSFGLGTVVDESRTAGNPAAADSRVGVASPRRATVFTGATTELADLLAEMVGPLVIPELSGRMHTEALAVLDVHRVGLARIAELSASLEREPQWWYSLYDALESFAVDPLSVEELGALAVPLVDGRLVTGPRTVVLDDQLEQAIPVHWARLAHPEAAHELLGRLGARPATPEDLLNDPGLQAALEDDPSDPDTVDAVLSLAAHSLAAPGVLPSWLGLVELPDIEGELTPADELLLPGAPLGRVLVEDSPFTTVDAAVLERYGPEALRAIGVGWGFTLVAESDPTGPDHHLDDEESWWESLVEDPAELVAVRDLDLVDDAEWPEALRLLLSEESTRRLVADRDGYTAWWLRQHAHIDGIPLGLLRHPDDTLFTGLLPQLPGFDANDLRVLRSVLADPEVLTPALAEELLDALADPARMPTPESISQTYRRLAEALDAGRLDTADLVLPGQVRALTGEVIPAADALVLDRPWFGPALPPDRLVVGDLACARPLATLLDLPLASEAVTAEVVSKGRETSWTADPLGVLLRLQFDLPLLAGDLVVHDELRVRLSGAFEATVVVAWWREGDVTHVQGQPQNFARR; from the coding sequence GTGGTGGCCGCCTGGCGCGGCTCGCCCACCCGGTTGCGGGAGGACGCCGCCACCGAGGCGGACCTGGTGCGCGCCGGATACCGGGACCGGCTGCTGACCGAGCTGGCGCAGAACGCCGCCGACGCCGCGGCGAAGGCCGGCGTCGCCGGGCGGATCGCCGTGTGGCTGGACGGCCGCACCCTGCATATCGCCAATAGTGGTGCCCCACTGGATGTTTCGGGTGTTCACGCGCTGACCGCGCTGCGCGCCTCGGGCAAGACCGAGGGCGCGACCGTCGGCCGGTTCGGGGTGGGCTTCACCGCGGTGCTGACGGTGTCGGACGAGGTGGATTTCCGGTCCACGAGTGGCTCGGTGCGTTTCTCGCGGGCCGAGACCTGGGCGCTGCTCGGCGTGCAGGGCATCGAGATCCCGGGCGAGCCCGGCGATTTCGAGCCGCCCGCGCTGCGGCTGGCGTGGGCGATCGAGGAGCGGCCCGCGAACGGGTTCGACAGCGAGATCGTGCTGCGCCTGCGCGAATCGGTGAGCACGGTCGAACTGCTCACCGAGATGCGCGCCGAGGCCGCCGACCTGCTGCTGGAACTGCCCGCCCTGAGCAACATTCGCATCGGCGACGACGAGATCAGCGGCACCCGGCGTGATCTCGGCGACGGAATCTCCGAACTCGTTGTCACCGGCCCGAATTCGGAAGAGACCCGGTGGTGGCAGTACCGCACCGATCGCGCACGCTGGCTGCTGCCGGTGCGCGACGGCCGCCCGGTCGCAGCCCGCCCCGACGTGCTGCGCGCCCCCACCCGCTCCGACGAGGAACTGTCCATCCCGGCCGTCCTCATCGCCGACGTCCCCATGCAGCCCGACCGCCGCCGCCTGCTCCCCGGCGCGCCCCTGGCCGCCCTGGCCGCCGGCTACGCCGATTTCGCCCGCGCCCTTCCGCCCCGCGACCGTCTGGTCCTGGTCCCGACCCCCGGCTTCGCCCGCAGCGAGGCCGACACCCTGCTCCGCGAAGCCCTGATCACCGAACTCCGCGACAACGAGTGGCTCCCGGTCCTCACGGTCCGACAGGACCTCGAACCCGCACTCGCCCCGGCGGATTTCGACGCCGCCCTCGCCGAACCCACTCCAGGCCCCAGCGCCGCCGGTGGCCTGGAGTCGGGCGCGGTCCCGCTCGCCGACAGGTCTTCGGACGCATCGGTGGGCCCCGATTTCGCGCAGGCCCCTGTGGATAGCGGTGCCGCGGGCGGGGATCAGGGTGCTGTCGAAAACCAGGGTGGGGAGTCCGGTCCCGCTGGAACTCGGGCTGCCGCCGGCCGGGAGGCCGCGGCGCCGACCGTCAAGGCGCGCGCCACCCGCGCGGCCGAGCCGGAGACGCTGCCGCTGTGGGAACTGCCTGAGGACGAATCGCCTTCCGACGCTGTCGAACCCCATGACGCCATCGGGCCGCACGATGTGGTCGCGGCCGAGTCGGGCGATCTGGCCGCTGCCGCTGATCTGGCGCGGGCCGCCGACTTGGACCATGTCGCGGACCTGGCCGATGACGACCTGGCGCACGCCGCGGAGCCGGGCTCGTTCGGGCTGGGGACGGTTGTGGATGAATCGCGCACCGCCGGAAATCCGGCGGCGGCGGATTCGAGGGTTGGGGTGGCCTCGCCGCGGCGGGCCACGGTATTCACCGGTGCGACCACGGAGTTGGCGGATCTGCTGGCGGAGATGGTGGGGCCGCTGGTGATTCCGGAGTTGTCGGGCCGGATGCATACCGAGGCCCTCGCCGTGCTGGATGTGCACAGGGTCGGGCTGGCCCGGATCGCGGAGTTGTCGGCGAGTCTGGAGCGGGAACCGCAGTGGTGGTATTCGCTGTACGACGCGCTGGAGTCGTTCGCGGTGGATCCGCTGTCGGTGGAGGAGCTGGGGGCGCTGGCGGTGCCGCTGGTGGACGGCCGGCTGGTGACCGGGCCGCGCACGGTGGTGCTGGATGATCAGCTGGAGCAGGCGATTCCGGTGCATTGGGCCCGGCTGGCGCATCCGGAGGCGGCACACGAGCTGCTGGGCCGGTTGGGTGCGCGCCCGGCCACGCCGGAGGATCTGCTGAACGATCCGGGCTTGCAGGCGGCGCTGGAGGACGACCCGAGCGATCCGGACACGGTGGACGCGGTGCTGTCTCTGGCGGCCCACTCCCTGGCCGCGCCGGGCGTGCTGCCGTCCTGGCTGGGTCTGGTCGAATTGCCTGATATCGAAGGCGAATTGACACCCGCCGACGAATTGCTGCTGCCGGGTGCGCCGCTGGGCCGGGTGCTGGTCGAGGATTCGCCGTTCACCACCGTGGACGCCGCCGTGCTGGAGCGGTACGGCCCGGAGGCGTTGCGCGCCATCGGTGTCGGCTGGGGTTTCACCCTGGTGGCGGAGTCGGATCCGACCGGCCCCGACCATCACCTCGACGACGAGGAGTCCTGGTGGGAGAGCCTGGTCGAGGATCCGGCGGAGCTGGTGGCCGTCCGCGACCTGGACCTGGTCGACGACGCCGAGTGGCCGGAAGCCCTGCGGCTGTTGCTGTCCGAGGAGTCCACCCGCCGCCTGGTCGCCGACCGCGACGGCTACACCGCGTGGTGGCTGCGGCAGCACGCGCACATCGACGGCATCCCCCTGGGCCTGCTGCGCCACCCGGACGACACCTTGTTCACGGGCCTGCTGCCGCAGCTGCCGGGTTTCGACGCGAATGATCTGCGGGTGCTGCGCAGTGTGCTCGCCGACCCGGAGGTGCTGACGCCCGCGCTCGCCGAGGAACTCCTCGACGCGCTCGCCGATCCGGCGAGAATGCCCACCCCCGAATCGATTTCGCAGACCTACCGCCGCCTGGCGGAGGCGCTCGACGCGGGTCGCCTGGACACCGCGGACCTGGTGCTGCCGGGTCAGGTGCGGGCGCTGACCGGCGAGGTGATCCCGGCCGCCGACGCGTTGGTGCTGGACCGCCCGTGGTTCGGCCCGGCGCTGCCCCCCGATCGCCTGGTGGTCGGTGACCTGGCGTGCGCGCGTCCGCTGGCGACGCTGCTGGATCTGCCGCTGGCCTCGGAGGCGGTGACGGCGGAGGTGGTGAGCAAGGGCCGGGAGACCAGCTGGACCGCCGATCCGCTGGGTGTCCTGCTGCGCTTGCAGTTCGATTTGCCGCTGCTCGCAGGCGATCTCGTGGTGCACGACGAATTGCGGGTCCGCTTGTCGGGCGCGTTCGAGGCCACGGTGGTGGTGGCGTGGTGGCGCGAGGGCGATGTCACCCACGTGCAGGGGCAGCCCCAGAACTTCGCGCGGCGTTGA
- a CDS encoding YccF domain-containing protein, which yields MKPIQLILNILWLVLVGFWMALGYVVAGLICCILIITIPWGIASFRIAYFVLWPFGREAVEKPGAGVGSMLGNIIWIIVAGWWLALGHLMTSIALAVTIIGIPFAWANLKLIPVSLFPLGREIVDSDRPFS from the coding sequence GTGAAACCGATCCAGCTGATTCTGAACATCCTGTGGCTAGTACTGGTCGGATTCTGGATGGCGCTCGGCTATGTGGTCGCCGGACTCATCTGCTGCATCCTGATCATCACCATCCCCTGGGGGATCGCGTCGTTCCGGATCGCCTATTTCGTGCTCTGGCCCTTCGGCCGGGAAGCCGTGGAGAAGCCCGGCGCGGGCGTGGGCTCGATGCTGGGCAATATCATCTGGATCATCGTGGCCGGCTGGTGGCTGGCCCTGGGGCACCTGATGACCAGCATCGCGCTGGCCGTCACCATCATCGGAATCCCGTTCGCCTGGGCGAATCTCAAGCTGATCCCGGTCTCACTGTTCCCACTGGGGCGCGAAATCGTCGACAGCGACCGACCTTTCAGTTGA
- a CDS encoding DUF3027 domain-containing protein, with the protein MLAEAVQLARRALLDLEPIGVGAHLGVTGEDESSATHHFEATLPGYHGWQWAVVVAAPPEATVATVSESALLPGPDALVAPDFIPWDQRIRPGDLAPGDLLAPPLGDPRLVPGYVASGDPAVDEVALEIGLGRTRVLSREGREEAADRWFSEFGPDTDMARAAPSTCGRCGFYLPLAGALRAAFGVCGNAMGADGRVVHMAYGCGAHSDVELPTGNGSPLYEAYDDAAVELIPIAELRPETAATEGEEARETDESGAGAVVEPAAAVADSVDAADVQAGVVDADVEMTAVAVDATESAAVAGVADPDAVYDDAWAVNAVAVEPEAGSPELN; encoded by the coding sequence ATCCTGGCGGAGGCGGTCCAGCTGGCCCGCCGTGCGCTCCTGGATCTGGAACCGATCGGCGTGGGCGCGCATCTGGGCGTGACCGGCGAGGACGAATCCTCGGCCACCCACCACTTCGAGGCCACGCTGCCCGGCTATCACGGCTGGCAGTGGGCGGTCGTGGTGGCGGCCCCGCCGGAGGCGACCGTCGCCACCGTCAGCGAGTCGGCGCTGCTGCCCGGCCCCGACGCCCTGGTGGCCCCCGACTTCATTCCGTGGGATCAGCGCATCCGCCCCGGCGATCTGGCGCCCGGCGACCTGCTGGCCCCGCCGCTCGGCGACCCGCGCCTGGTGCCCGGCTACGTCGCCAGCGGCGACCCGGCCGTCGACGAGGTCGCGCTGGAGATCGGCCTCGGCCGCACCCGGGTGCTGTCCCGTGAGGGCCGCGAGGAGGCGGCCGACCGCTGGTTCTCCGAGTTCGGCCCCGACACCGACATGGCTCGCGCCGCACCGTCGACCTGCGGCCGCTGCGGCTTCTACCTTCCGCTCGCGGGCGCGCTGCGGGCCGCGTTCGGCGTGTGCGGCAATGCCATGGGCGCGGACGGGCGGGTCGTGCACATGGCCTACGGCTGTGGCGCGCATTCGGACGTCGAACTCCCCACCGGCAACGGCTCTCCGCTGTACGAGGCGTACGACGACGCGGCCGTGGAACTGATCCCGATCGCGGAACTGCGTCCGGAAACCGCCGCGACCGAGGGTGAAGAAGCTCGCGAAACGGATGAATCCGGCGCGGGGGCGGTCGTGGAACCGGCTGCGGCCGTCGCTGATTCGGTCGACGCCGCCGACGTGCAGGCCGGTGTCGTCGACGCGGACGTCGAGATGACCGCCGTCGCGGTCGACGCCACCGAGAGCGCCGCCGTCGCCGGTGTGGCCGACCCGGACGCGGTGTACGACGACGCCTGGGCGGTGAACGCGGTCGCGGTGGAACCCGAGGCCGGGTCGCCCGAGCTGAACTGA
- a CDS encoding citrate synthase, translating into MPAENIINVDDDAKPVLQYPGGEYPMTVAKAVEGNDGIDLGKLLASTGYTTYDPGFMNTASTKSAITYIDGEAGILRYRGYPIEQLAGKATFIEVSYLLIYGELPTPTQLDDFTDRIRRHTLLHEDLKRFFDGFPRNAHPMPVLSSAVNALSAYYQDSLDPRDPEQVELSTIRLLAKLPTIAAYAYKKSVGQPFLYPDNSLSLVENFLRMTFGFPAEPYEVDPEIAAALDMLLVLHADHEQNCSTSTVRLVGSSDANLFTSVSGGINALWGPLHGGANQAVLEMLDEIKANGGDVKEFVRKVKNKEDGVKLMGFGHRVYRNYDPRATLVKKVADNILAKIGGDDQLLDIAKALEEAALTDDYFIERRLYPNVDFYTGVIYRAMGFPTRMFTVLFAMGRLPGWIAHWREMHSEPLKIGRPRQIYTGYGERDYVEINAR; encoded by the coding sequence GTGCCCGCTGAGAACATCATCAACGTCGACGACGACGCCAAGCCGGTACTCCAATACCCGGGCGGCGAGTACCCGATGACCGTCGCCAAGGCTGTCGAGGGCAATGACGGGATCGACCTGGGCAAGCTGCTCGCCAGCACCGGGTACACCACCTACGACCCCGGTTTCATGAACACCGCGTCGACCAAGTCGGCCATCACCTACATCGACGGTGAAGCGGGCATCCTGCGCTACCGCGGGTACCCGATCGAGCAGCTGGCGGGCAAGGCGACCTTCATCGAGGTCAGCTACCTGCTCATCTACGGTGAGCTGCCGACCCCGACCCAGCTCGACGACTTCACCGACCGGATCCGCCGGCACACCCTGCTGCACGAGGACCTGAAGCGGTTCTTCGACGGCTTCCCGCGCAACGCGCACCCGATGCCGGTGCTGTCCTCGGCGGTCAACGCGCTGTCGGCCTACTACCAGGACTCGCTGGACCCGCGCGACCCCGAGCAGGTCGAGCTGTCCACCATCCGACTACTCGCCAAGCTGCCGACCATCGCGGCCTACGCGTACAAGAAGTCGGTCGGCCAGCCGTTCCTGTACCCGGACAACTCGCTGTCGCTGGTGGAGAACTTCCTGCGGATGACCTTCGGCTTCCCGGCCGAGCCCTACGAGGTCGACCCGGAGATCGCCGCCGCGCTGGACATGCTGCTCGTCCTGCACGCCGACCACGAGCAGAACTGCTCGACTTCGACTGTGCGCCTGGTGGGTTCGTCCGACGCCAACCTGTTCACCTCGGTGTCCGGCGGCATCAACGCGCTCTGGGGCCCGCTGCACGGCGGCGCCAACCAGGCCGTGCTGGAAATGCTCGACGAGATCAAGGCCAACGGCGGCGACGTCAAGGAGTTCGTCCGCAAGGTCAAGAACAAGGAAGACGGCGTGAAGCTCATGGGCTTCGGGCACCGCGTCTACCGCAACTACGACCCGCGCGCGACGCTGGTCAAGAAGGTCGCGGACAACATCCTGGCCAAGATCGGCGGCGACGACCAGCTGCTCGACATCGCCAAGGCGCTGGAAGAGGCCGCGCTCACCGACGATTACTTCATCGAGCGTCGCCTGTACCCGAACGTCGACTTCTACACCGGCGTCATCTACCGGGCCATGGGCTTCCCGACCCGCATGTTCACCGTGCTGTTCGCCATGGGCCGGCTGCCGGGCTGGATCGCGCACTGGCGCGAGATGCACAGCGAGCCGCTGAAGATCGGCCGTCCGCGCCAGATCTACACCGGTTACGGTGAGCGCGACTACGTGGAGATCAACGCCCGTTGA
- a CDS encoding citrate synthase 2, whose product MTASAAVPSSVVPDGFVSGLEGVVAFTTDIAEPDKDGGALRYRGVDIEDLVANRVTFGDVWALLVDGEFGRGLPPAEPFPLPIHTGDVRVDVQAGLAMLAPIWGYEPLLDIDDDTARENLARASVMALSYVAQSARGIYQPAVSQKKIDECTTITERFMTRWKGDPDPRHTAAIDAYWVSAAEHGMNASTFTARVIASTGADVAASLSGAIGAMSGPLHGGAPARVLPMIEAVEKSGDARALVKGILDRKEKLMGFGHRVYRAEDPRARVLRATAKRLDAPRYEVAAALEQAALAELRERRPDRAIETNVEFWAAVILDFAEVPAHMMPAMFTCGRTAGWCAHILEQKQLGKLVRPAAIYTGPAPRKPETVTGWDLVSHN is encoded by the coding sequence ATGACTGCCAGCGCTGCGGTACCCAGCTCCGTCGTCCCCGACGGTTTCGTCAGCGGTCTCGAAGGAGTGGTGGCCTTCACCACCGACATCGCCGAACCCGACAAGGACGGCGGTGCGCTCCGGTACCGCGGCGTCGACATCGAGGACCTGGTCGCCAACCGGGTCACCTTCGGTGACGTGTGGGCGCTCCTCGTGGACGGCGAATTCGGTCGCGGCCTACCGCCCGCCGAGCCGTTCCCGCTGCCCATCCACACCGGCGACGTCCGCGTCGACGTGCAGGCCGGGCTGGCCATGCTGGCCCCCATCTGGGGCTACGAGCCGCTGCTCGACATCGACGACGACACCGCCCGCGAGAATCTCGCCCGGGCCTCGGTGATGGCGCTGTCGTACGTCGCCCAGTCGGCGCGCGGCATCTACCAGCCGGCCGTCTCGCAGAAGAAGATCGACGAGTGCACCACCATCACCGAGCGGTTCATGACCCGCTGGAAGGGTGACCCGGACCCGCGCCACACCGCGGCCATCGACGCCTACTGGGTCTCGGCCGCCGAGCACGGCATGAACGCCTCCACCTTCACCGCCCGCGTCATCGCCTCCACCGGCGCCGACGTGGCGGCCTCGCTGTCCGGCGCCATCGGCGCCATGTCCGGCCCGCTGCACGGCGGCGCCCCCGCCCGTGTGCTGCCGATGATCGAAGCCGTCGAGAAGTCGGGCGACGCACGGGCCCTGGTCAAGGGCATCCTGGACCGCAAGGAAAAGCTGATGGGCTTCGGCCACCGCGTCTACCGCGCCGAGGACCCCCGCGCCCGCGTGCTGCGCGCCACCGCCAAGCGCCTGGACGCCCCGCGCTACGAGGTCGCCGCCGCCCTGGAGCAGGCCGCCCTGGCCGAACTGCGGGAACGCCGCCCCGACCGCGCCATCGAGACCAACGTCGAGTTCTGGGCCGCCGTGATCCTGGACTTCGCCGAGGTCCCGGCGCACATGATGCCCGCCATGTTCACCTGTGGCCGCACCGCCGGCTGGTGCGCCCACATCCTCGAACAGAAGCAGCTCGGCAAGCTGGTCCGCCCGGCCGCCATCTACACCGGCCCGGCCCCGCGCAAGCCGGAGACGGTCACCGGGTGGGACCTGGTGTCGCACAACTAG